The genomic segment CAACGCGCCCTAGAGTTGCAGCGCAGCGCGCTCTTGTGTGGCAACGTCGCCGTAGACTGCAGGGACGAAGTCTGCAGCTGCGTCTGGCTCGACGACCTCGCGCGTAGTCGCCGATGGTTGGGCACCCAGAAGCAGGTTATCCTCGTAACTGACGTCACGGCCGCGCGCAAATTCGCCTTTGTCGCCGCTGCTTGCGCGTGGAAAACAGTTAGAGCCCTGACGCTGGTATCTCCGATCCTGCCAGAGCCGGATTTACCAGGGGCACCCAGATTGTGCGACGGCATCGCGACTTTGTTGTACTCCTGCGGCAACGTCACCGAGCTCAACCTGAATGCGTTCCACTTTCCCGAAAGCGCCTCCTTCTCTCGTTTCCCGGGGAGCCTTGTCCGACTGCGGGCCCTTTCGGTGGCCCCCTGTTTCCTAATGGGGCAGCGCTTCTCCCTGGAGTCGCTCGCGAAGGTGTGTGTCAGGCTCGAAGAGCTCGATGTGCGCGCCAACTACGTTGGAATCGCCAAGGACTCGTGCGTGCCTTGCAGGGACGGTGCGTTTTCTCTGCGCCCACTGGAGCGCCGAAATCCGCTGCCCGAGAAGCTGATTCGTCTGAAAAGGCTCACGCTTTCGTACACGGCTCAGCTGAACTGGTTCGCCTTCGTCAACGCTTGCGACGTCACCGAGCTGCGGCTGTGCGGCCGCGACTTCGACCTTGGACGAAGCAGCTACGCTGCGCTGAGCTTATTGCTGGCCGGCAATCACCGACTGTTTGCTCTGCTCGTTCAGGGAGACGGCTTGCGCCTGGACGACGACCGTTTGATGCGCGACGTGACGAAAGCGCGGAACTTGCGCTACTTGTGCCTCCTGTCGAACGTGCGACTTCCTTTCGCCGTCGTGGAAAGGTCGGGACGCGAACTAGTGCGGGCGCTGCCCGCGCTGATGGCGTTGCACGCGCAGTTCAGGCACGTCTATACCGGTGAACTGGAACGTGTCTCCTGGATTCGCCAAGGCTACGGCCACCGCTACGAGCCTCGTCGGTACACGACTGTCGCCAACAGGTCTTGCGCACTGTGCACCACCTCGACGTTTATCGGGCTCGCGAAGCCGCGCTGTTAGTACTGCTGTGGGCTctaagtggagggggggggggattggtcTCGCGTTTTATCTTTTGACGACGTCCTTTATTGGCACGAGTAAATGTATGGTCTCTCCACTCTTGTTCCCAATCCCGCAGCCTCCTGCAGTTGCAGAAATCCCGCCCTGAAGTTCGTGGGAGCCAACGGCAGGTTCCACGTGAAACTGTTCCAAATGTGCGTTTACCGCTGTCGCATACATCTGCATGAGCGGCGGTGCCAAGCGTTTCCAAAGCTGACGTCCCCACAGCCGATTCTAAATCGGAAACCAACACCAAAACCGTGGTGTGCTCTAAGGTATTAGTTTCCAGGTTTTGAATTCACTCGGTAGGCATTGCGTAGGTGTTCTGGTATATGTAGAGCCTTCTAGATATTTGGTAATCGGTGAATTTTATATTACAGTGTGGATAAATCTGCGTGTgtgatttagtgtttctttttgtcACCTTTCATCCTTCTGATATAgcatctgtcttttttttttaactttatatTGACGTGGCTGCTTAGTGAAATAAAAATAAGTACCATCTTATGTCTGACAAATTGGTAGAAACGATGCTGCTTTACCTTCTTTTTAACATGACATATGGTCAATAAAGGATGTTCTTGCTGTACCAAATGCCCGTTTTGTGCGGTAGTCATGACACGTATGTCAAGCACACGAGAGCCGCGGCTGTAGTAAACTCAAGCGTGTAGATGGATCATATGAGCGTTTCATAAAAACGGAGCGGTGGCTTCCGCAAACGCATGTTTATATTAATGTTTTGCCGAATTTCCTACCTACCTACCTTAATTTTTTTGAACAGAATGCAATTGTTCAGCATGAAGCTTTCTCGTCCCCTGTATCACTATTCCGTTGTGGTGTCCCTCCTTTCTGCCATGAAACCCCCCACCACCTTCGGTTGGATGTTCAGCTAAGCATCTCTTGACGATTGCCGCCATCCTCCCCtcctgcgcgttttttttttattgttttaagTTTCACCCTACTATTAGCCAAAGGTCATCACGGGATCCCGCGCTCATTTACAGCGAAAATGTGCATGTCACGCAGGTACGGTCGCCTGTACACGgagaactcctccggcgcaaccctatgcgcatgcgcgaaaatgAAGAGGCGCACGATTAGCTAACATCtacatagcacaaggcctgtttactccgaccCGTAACGTCACGCTTCTTGgcctgaaatttccattgacaaggctggcgtgatgacaGCGGTGACGTCAGAATCACtcttgcctactcgggagcatgcCCATTAGATTCTACGCTaatcgggccaggtaacatgaagTTATGGATCGGAATGAAAAGGCCTCGTGCTATCTaagtggtgttggattagctgcgcccgTGGTAACGTCGTTGTTCTCCGTCGCagctgagcgcgcgcgcagcagtttcacTCCGGCAACGCAATCTGTAGACCACGCGTCGCATGTATTCCTTAAGAAGAGGTAGCCACCGCTGCACCTGAAaagaggtgcagcggtggcgtagaggtagagcattcGCCTCGCGGGCAAGAGGACCGTGGTACAAATCcccgtgccgcgcaattttccaccggattaaaaaaaatccgcgtgttgagaaaattgcataaacaggcctggagtgcggcctgatcccggtgaccaggacaggtaacgcactccctcagcagagcaggattggccaccctggtgcagtacttggccacagcctcctatatgaatacaacaatcaaaccccggccctcagtccccagcagctgcgaagcaactgaccactgTGGCGGTCAGACTTGTGACACAGCAGAGAGTGTTAATACCTGGGTCgtaacaggccgccattggaatctgaagctggcaacgtttaacgctagaacgttatctattgaggcgagtttagcagtgcttttggaggaattagagggcagtaaatgggatataatagggctaagTGAAGTTAGAACAagagaagcatatgcagtgctaaaaagcggacacgtcctgtgctaccgtggcttagcggagagacgagaactaggagtctgatTCCTAATTAATAAAGACATagatggtaacatacaggaattctacagcattagtgcgagggtggcaggtcttgtgaaacccAAAAAGACGTACAatttgaaggtcgtacaggtctacgcccgtacatccagtcatgatgaccaggaagtcgacaccttctgtgaagacgtggaataggcgatgggtaaagtcaaaacaaaatacactacactgatgggcgacttcaatgccagggtaggcattGAAGCTGgcagaagca from the Dermacentor variabilis isolate Ectoservices chromosome 9, ASM5094787v1, whole genome shotgun sequence genome contains:
- the LOC142592573 gene encoding uncharacterized protein LOC142592573 yields the protein MEDSSYRLPRRPSQGLPMLGASRNHDFGHLPGQAWLHVLEYLDAESRLNVGDIGPNFKELAVDNVALLRTIRCDAHSDAASLRWLLELGRCAHVRRLYLNDCVVARPAELLQCIVMCTSLTELCCVRCPLDLEALFSTRCLLFLRRLEWTLRCDDRLHRCFEGAKAGRFSFALSAPLSDMYVEVESDEHPSYPFLELVLRRCRKLRRLHVHAVKDTCGTSVQQCSTLAATDCTEWLHTFVFTTDADVTTMRRCTESVPQRALELQRSALLCGNVAVDCRDEVCSCVWLDDLARSRRWLGTQKQVILVTDVTAARKFAFVAAACAWKTVRALTLVSPILPEPDLPGAPRLCDGIATLLYSCGNVTELNLNAFHFPESASFSRFPGSLVRLRALSVAPCFLMGQRFSLESLAKVCVRLEELDVRANYVGIAKDSCVPCRDGAFSLRPLERRNPLPEKLIRLKRLTLSYTAQLNWFAFVNACDVTELRLCGRDFDLGRSSYAALSLLLAGNHRLFALLVQGDGLRLDDDRLMRDVTKARNLRYLCLLSNVRLPFAVVERSGRELVRALPALMALHAQFRHVYTGELERVSWIRQGYGHRYEPRRYTTVANRSCALCTTSTFIGLAKPRC